The DNA window TCGACTTACATGGCGTATATGTACAGGATGGCGTGAGGATTGCTCGCCAACGAGTGCAGGCTTGGTGGAATGGCCTGGGAGAGTTTCGGTCTGATAGGGCACGTCAACAGCCTTTTACTGTCATCACTGGACTCGGCCGCCATAGTGCTGGCGGCGTATCGCACCTGAGACAAGCTGTAGCTGCAGCTCTGCTCCAAGACGGGTGGAAAATGCAGGTCGAGACTGGGCGCTTCGTCGTCAAGGGTAGACGATAAGCGCCAAGACACCAGGGCTGAATGAGCCTCAGCAGtgcctttttatttaagcgAAATCCATACGTTCATCAATCGCAGGGTTCTTTGGAAAATCTTACCCGACGGTTGTGATGAAATGGCGGTCCTATCTATTTACATAATATCATCTCGAGCATTGTTTGGTTGTTCTGTTTTTAAAGACATGTTTGGACGttacctgacctgacctgaatAAAGGAAAGGCTTACGCAGCTCTGATCCACCAAACGAACCCGAAACAGACTCTGACGAATAGACGATCTGCAGTAGCGCAGCCATCTCTATGGAAACTCATGCCATGCGGGTTGAGGCTGTGCTAGGCACGCACGAAACAAGTTGATCGTTTTCTCTTATCCTATagtttgttgttgaaggaTTCGGCTACTTCCCAGAAGGGAAATGCTTCAACTCGCTTGACCAGCGTGCCCCCTGGAACCTGTTGGTTGTGCTTCTATGTTGTGGTCTTATAAGTACTCAGCTGTCTGGCACTAATAAAAACACCATGGGATCATATCACAACTAACAAAACTGACATAAAGAACAAACCCATCAGAACCATCGATTAAAACTGCAAACATGGCGGCCAAGACTCCACTTTCTCAGGCTTCCTATCAGCCTGTCCCAAGAGACGACCCTACTGCTGATTTGCTCGAGCCCTCCGAAAGAGACGACAGAGAGGATGGCAAGCCGCCTCTCTTGAGGGTCAAATTCTCTTTCATCTTGTTTTTGAGACTGTTGGTTACTCCACTCGTCATCGCCGACATTGTCTTTATGTGCAATCCTTATTACTCTCCCGCCTCAGCCGGAATTTTCGCTACCGGAGGCATCTTGTTAGCCTTCTGGCATGGATTCCGTGTCTTGAAGAGCTGCTTCCCCAGTAGGAGCCGCGACAACTTCAACCTTAAGATCGGAAGCCTGTTTTGTATGTGCGGCACAACTTCGAATTCCCACACAAGATCCTCCAAGGTGTGGGCGTATCTCGTCAGCCTTGTCGACTTTTCCTTCGGTCTCTTCTTGATCGGTCCCTCTGTCACAGCTCTTCGATACGACAAT is part of the Fusarium poae strain DAOMC 252244 chromosome 4, whole genome shotgun sequence genome and encodes:
- a CDS encoding hypothetical protein (TransMembrane:4 (i47-71o77-95i131-152o164-189i)); the protein is MAAKTPLSQASYQPVPRDDPTADLLEPSERDDREDGKPPLLRVKFSFILFLRLLVTPLVIADIVFMCNPYYSPASAGIFATGGILLAFWHGFRVLKSCFPSRSRDNFNLKIGSLFCMCGTTSNSHTRSSKVWAYLVSLVDFSFGLFLIGPSVTALRYDNFRDNAAVGGLSITLVVMQSTIAVLNLFSLFRQMTIAVYRDDGEQDRLYSIPELFRDEASEPRDSMSSEV